One segment of Procambarus clarkii isolate CNS0578487 chromosome 1, FALCON_Pclarkii_2.0, whole genome shotgun sequence DNA contains the following:
- the LOC123753666 gene encoding uncharacterized protein — MEEEHEMESRRTEASRVAQCREEYTKSKHGKRLPSRGKSTSLLGKPLPETENPTAAYVPASDIYSGVSAAASRAFDNAEAYVPFCLVYASGSRAAAAAAGEVVPPDTTCPNCKEGEVTRRFDMCGLLSMFCKPETRCRVCGFVAHKE, encoded by the exons ATGGAAGAGGAACACGAAA tggagtcccgcaggacgGAGGCCAGTCGTGTAGCGCAATGCAGGGAGGAATACACTAAGT CCAAGCATGGTAAGCGTCTTCCTTCCCGAGGAAAGTCTACCAGTCTGCTCGGCAAGCCTCTACCCGAGACTGAAAACCCGACTGCTGCTTATGTTCCTGCTTCTGATATATATTCCGGCGTGTCTGCTGCTGCTAGTCGTGCTTTTGACAACGCTGAAGCATATGTTCCCTTCTGTCTTGTCTACGCTTCTGGTTCCCgtgccgctgctgccgctgccggcGAAGTCGTCCCCCCAGACACAACTTGCCCAAACTGCAAG GAGGGTGAGGTGACTCGCAGGTTCGACATGTGTGGCCTGTTGTCCATGTTCTGTAAGCCGGAGACGAGGTGCCGGGTGTGTGGGTTCGTGGCACACAAGGAGTGA